In Melospiza melodia melodia isolate bMelMel2 chromosome 20, bMelMel2.pri, whole genome shotgun sequence, a single genomic region encodes these proteins:
- the GCN1 gene encoding stalled ribosome sensor GCN1 isoform X2 has product MAADTQISDTLKRFAVKVTTASVKERREILSELGKCISGKDLPEGAVKGLCKLFCLTLHRYRDAASRRALQLALQQLAESQPEATARNLLHSLQSSGIGGRAAVPSKSSGSAALLALSWTCLLVRTVFPTPDKRQGETWKKLVEVQCLLLLEVLGGSHKQAVDGAVKKLNRLWKENQDLVDQYLSVILGLEPSQSYAAMLGLVVQFCTAQKEMDIIKRYKSALLDFYLKTILMSKTKPQKHVLDSCSPLLRYVSHAEFKDSVLPTLQKSLLRSPENVTETISCLLVSVNLDLSQYALDIVKGLASHLKSNSVQLMDEAVVALKNLARQCSDPSAVESLGRHLFAILGGSEGKLTVVAQKMSVLSGIGSLSHHVVSGPSSQALSATVAELFIPFLQQEVHEGTLVHAVSVLALWCARFTTEVPKKLVEWLKKAFSLKTSTSAVRHAYLQCMLTSFKGDTLLQGMDLLPMLIQTVEKAASQSTQVPMVTEGVAAALLICRMSVIEGQTESKLSGFWQLILDEKKQIFTSEKFLQSASEEAMCTVLQLTERLLLDHAQRLPESKVQQYHRALVAVLLSRTWHVRRQAQQTVKKLLSSLGGYKLAYGLLEELKVVLSSHKILPHEVLVTEAGELSELGRTYIPPRVLHEALCVISSVAGLDVDSFEPEKLALEMLLVSHHPSVVAVQPGLWPALLIKMKIDPKDFITKHLNDILPRITTYTLENQSSMNAVGSLSLLLPGRVLPQLISTISAAMENPALCQVTREEFAIMKTPEGELYDKSIIQSAQQDSMKKANMKRENKAYSFKEQIIELELKEEIKKKKGIKDEVQLTSKQKELMRAQLEREAQIRKRLKELDNELETALGLLDTVLKKKPPGLTQYIPGLISSFLPLLRSPLAAPRIKKPFLSLASCVMPARLKTFGTLVSHVTLRLLKPECELDESWCQEELPTALNRVVSLLHAHTIPSRSSKGEPGAAPLSAPAFSLVFPLLKTVMIETPHSSEDKEEFLVKILQILTVHAQLRSSGNGQSLLVDENGPELLPRRDMLVLLTRVIGTGSPRLQVLASEALTALCASSSGEDGCAYAEQEEIDVLLQALQSPCMNVRDAALRGLMELQMVLPTPDSDEKNGLNLLRRLWVVKFDVEDEIQKLAERLWESMGLELQPDLCSLLIKDVIYHEEAVRQAGAEALSRAVAQYRNQAAEVMSKLTEIYQEKLYRPPPVLDALGRVISESPPDQWEARCGIALALNKLSEHLDSSQVKPLFQFFVPDALNDRSPEVRKCMLDAALSTLNTHGKDNVNSLLPVFEEFLKNAPNDASYDAVRQSVVILMGSLAKHLDKSDPKVKPIVGKLIAALSTPSQQVQESVASCLPPLVPAIKEDAGGMIQKLMQLLLESDKYAERKGAAYGLAGLVKGLGILSLKQQEMMTTLTDAIQDKKNFRRREGALFAFEMLCSMLGKLFEPYVVHVLPHLLLCFGDGNQYVREAADDCAKAVMSNLSTHGVKLVLPSLLAALEEESWRTKAGSVELLGAMAYCAPKQLSSCLPNIVPKLTEVLTDSHVKVQNAGQQALRQIGSVIRNPEILAIAPVLLDALTDPSRKTQKCLQTLLDTKFVHFIDAPSLALIMPIVQRAFQDRSTDTRKMAAQIIGNMYSLTDQKDLAPYLPSVTPGLKASLLDPVPEVRTVSAKALGAMVKGMGESCFEDLLPWLMETLTYEQSSVDRSGAAQGLAEVMAGLGVEKLEKLMPEIVATASKVDIAPHVRDGYIMMFNYLPITFGDKFTPYVGPIIPCILKALADENEFVRDTALRAGQRIISMYAETAIALLLPQLEDGLFDDLWRIRFSSVQLLGDLLFHISGVTGKMTTETASEDDNFGTAQSNKAIINALGVERRNRVLAGLYMGRSDTQLVVRQASLHVWKIVVSNTPRTLREILPTLFGLLLKFLASTCADKRTVAARTLGDLVRKLGEKILPEIIPILEDGLRSDKSDERQGVCIGLSEIMKSTSRDAVLLFSESLVPTVRKALCDPLEEVREAAAKTFEQLHSTIGHQALEDILPFLLKQLDNEETADFAVDGLKQVMAVKSRVVLPYLVPKLTTPPVNTRVLAFLSSVAGDALTRHLSVILPAMMSALKEKLGTSEEQLEMANCQSVILSVEDDVGQRIITEDLLEATRSPELGMRQAAAVMLNIYCSKTKADYTGHLRSLVSGLIRLFNDTNPVVLNESWDALNSITKKLDAGNQLALIEDLHRDIRIVGNEAKGEHVPGFCIPKKGVTSILVVLREGVLTGNPEQKEEAAKALGLVIKLTSAEALKPSVVSITGPLIRILGDRFSWNVKVALLETLSLLLAKVEIALKPFLPQLQTTFTKALQDSNRAVRLKAADALGKLIVIHVKVDPLFTELLNGIRSSDDSAIRDTMLQALRFVTRGAGAKVDAAIRKNISTVLLGMLGHDEDATRMASAGCLAELCAFLSDDELSNVLYQHLLDVSGIDWMVRHGRSLALSVAVNVAPGKLCSPKYYSSVQEMIFSNATADRIPIAVSGIRGMGFLMKYHMEEGSNLPPKLSSLFIKCLQNSSSDIKLVAEKMIWWANKSHLPPLDTQTIKPILKALLDNTKDKNTSVRAYSDQAIVNLLKMRAGEEVLESVSKILDAASLELLNESCRRSLRKLAGQADSEEQIDDTILT; this is encoded by the exons ATGGCGGCCGACACGCAG ATTTCTGACACACTGAAGCGGTTTGCAGTGAAAGTAACTACAGCCAGCGTGAAGGAGCGGAGAGAGATCCTCAGTGAGCTGGGAAAATGCATTTCTGGGAAAG ATCTCCCAGAAGGTGCAGTGAAAGGCCTTTGCAAACTCTTCTGCCTTACTCTGCATCGATACCG GGATGCGGCGTCCCGCAGGGCCCTGCAgctggccctgcagcagctggcagagTCCCAGCCTGAGGCCACGGCCAGGAACCTGCTGCACTCGCTGCAGTCCTCAGGGATCGGCGGCAGGGCTGCCGTGCCCAG TAAGAGCAGTggatctgcagctctgctggcactcTCCTGGACATGCCTGCTTGTTCGCACAGTCTTTCCAACCCCTGACAAGAGACAGGGAGAAACATGGAAAAAACTG GTGGAGGTTCAGTGTTTGCTCCTTTTGGAAGTCCTGGGAGGCTCTCACAAGCAGGCAGTGGATGGGGCTGTGAAGAAATTGAACAGGCTGTGGAAAGAG AACCAGGATCTGGTGGATCAGTACCTATCTGTCATTCTGGGGCTTGAACCAAGCCAGAGTTATGCTGCAATGCTGGGACTTGTGGTGCAGTTTTGCACAGCCCAGAAGGAGATGGATATTATTAAACGATACAAG AGTGCTCTCCTGGATTTCTATTTGAAGACCATCCTTATGAGCAAGACAAAGCCTCAGAAGCACGTGCTG GACAGCTGTTCTCCCCTGCTTCGCTACGTGTCCCATGCCGAGTTCAAGGACTCTGTTTTGCCAACTCTGCAGAAATCGCTGCTGCGGAGCCCTGAGAACGTAACTGAGA CAATCTCTTGCTTGCTCGTATCTGTGAACCTGGATCTTAGCCAGTATGCTCTAGACATCGTGAAAGGACTGGCCA GTCATCTAAAATCCAACAGTGTGCAGCTGATGGATGAAGCAGTTGTGGCATTGAAGAACTTGGCTCGGCAGTGCAGCGATCCTTCGGCTGTGGAGTCTCTGGGCAGGCACCTTTTTGCCATCTTAGGGG GCTCAGAGGGGAAGCTGACAGTTGTTGCTCAGAAGATGAGTGTCCTTTCAG GGATTGGCAGCCTTAGTCACCATGTGGTTTCTGGACCCTCCAGCCAAGCTCTTAGTGCAACTGTGGCTGAGCTTTTCATCCCTTTCCTGCAACAAGAAG TCCATGAAGGCACATTGGTTCATGCAGTCTCTGTCCTGGCTCTTTGGTGTGCTCGGTTCACCACAGAAGTTCCTAAAAAGCTGGTGGAATGGCTAAAGAAAGCCTTCAGCCTTAAAACCTCGACTTCAGCAGTGAGACATGCCTACCTGCAGTGCATGCTAACCTCCTTCAAAG GTGACACATTATTGCAGGGAATGGACTTGCTGCCAATGCTGATCCAGACAGTAGAAAAAGCAGCATCTCAAAGTACTCAGGTTCCCATGGTAACTGAAGGAGTTGCTGCAGCTTTGTTGATCTGCAGGATGTCTGTAATTGAGGGACAAACTG AGTCTAAGCTGAGTGGTTTCTGGCAGCTGATTTTGGATGAGAAAAAACAAATTTTTACATCTGAGAAGTTTTTGCAGTCTGCATCAGAGGAAG CCATGTGCACagtgctgcagctgacagagcgCCTGCTCCTGGATCATGCACAGCGGCTGCCTGAAAGCAAAGTTCA gcagtACCACCGTGCCCTGGTGGCCGTGCTGCTGAGCCGCACGTGGCACGTCCGCAGGCAGGCCCAGCAAACAGTGAAGAAGCTCCTGTCCTCCCTGGGGGGGTACAAGCTGGCCTATGGGCTCTTGGAGGAGCTCAAAGTGGTTCTCAGTTCTCATAAG ATTCTGCCTCACGAGGTGCTGGTGACAGAGGCAGGAGAGCTGTCGGAGCTGGGAAGGACATACATTCCCCCTCGTGTGCTGCATGAGGCCCTCTGTGTCATCTCCAGTGTGGCAGGGCTTGATGTGGACTCCTTTGAGCCAGAGAAGCTGGCCCTGGAGATGCTGCTGGTGAGCCATCATCCATCTGTAG TGGCAGTGCAGCCAGGACTTTGGCCAGCCCTCCTCATCAAGATGAAGATAGATCCTAAAGACTTCATTACCAAACATCTGAATGACATTTTACCCAGGATCACCACCTACACTCTGGAGAACCAG TCATCTATGAATGCAGTGGGGTCTCTCTCCCTGCTTTTACCTGGCAGAGTGCTCCCACAGCTCATCAGCACTATCTCAGCAGCAATGGAGAATCCAGCTCTGTGCCAGGTTACTCGAGAGGAATTTGCCATTATGAAGACACCCGAGGGAGAACTGTATGACAAATCCATAATACAGAG TGCTCAGCAGGATAGTATGAAAAAGGCTAACATGAAGAGGGAGAACAAAGCTTATTCCTTCAAGGAACAAATCATTGAGCTGGAGCTGAAGGAG GAGATAAAGAAGAAGAAGGGAATAAAGGATGAGGTGCAGCTGACAAGCAAGCAGAAGGAGCTGATGCGTGCACAGCTGGAAAGGGAGGCTCAGATAAGGAAACGGCTGAAGGAG CTTGATAATGAGCTGGAAACAGCTCTAGGACTCCTGGAcactgttttaaagaaaaaacctCCTGGTCTCACTCAGTACATCCCTGGTCTCATCAGTTCCTTCTTGCCACTTCTTCGATCTCCTTTGGCTGCTCCAAGGATCAAGAAGCCTTTTCTTTCCTTGGCTTCCTGTGTCATGCCTGCTCGACTGAAAACCTTTG GTACCCTGGTAAGCCATGTGACCTTGCGCCTGCTGAAACCAGAGTGTGAGTTGGATGAATCCTGGTGCCAGGAAGAGCTGCCTACTGCTCTGAACAGAGTGGTCAGTTTGCTGCATGCCCACACCATTCCCAGCCGAAGCAGCAAGGGAGAGCCAG gTGCTGCCCCATTATCAGCTCCAGCATTTTCCTTAGTCTTTCCTCTCCTGAAGACAGTTATGATTGAGACACCCCATAGCAGTGAAGACAAGGAGGAGTTCCTGGTCAAGATCCTGCAGATTCTTACAGTCCATGCTCAGCTGAGATCATCAGGAAATGGCCAATCTTTGTTGGTGGATGAG AATGGCCCAGAGTTGCTGCCCCGCAGGGACATGCTGGTTCTGCTGACCAGGGTGATAGGAACAGGTTCTCCACGGTTACAG GTGCTGGCCTCGGAGGCGCTGACGGCGCTGTGCGCGAGCAGCAGCGGGGAGGACGGCTGTGCCTACGCCGAGCAGGAGGAGATCGATGTgctcctgcaggccctgcagtcTCCCTGCATGAACGTTCGAGATGCAGCTCTCAGG GGACTGATGGAGCTACAAATGGTTCTACCAACCCCAGACAGTGATGAGAAGAATGGACTGAACCTGCTGCGTCGCCTCTGGGTAGTAAAGTTTgatgttgaagatgagattcagAAACTGGCAGAGAG gcTGTGGGAGTCCATGGGTCTGGAGCTGCAGCCTGACCTGTGCTCCCTGCTGATCAAAGATGTCATCTACCACGAGGAGGCAGTGCGAcaggcaggggctgaggctcTTTCCAGAGCTGTGGCTCAGTACCGAAATCAAGCAGCAGAGGTCATGAGCAAGCTCACAGAGATCTACCAGGAGAAGCTCTAT AGGCCACCTCCAGTTTTGGATGCTTTGGGACGAGTAATATCTGAATCACCGCCTGACCAGTGGGAAGCAAG GTGTGGCATAGCACTGGCCCTTAACAAGCTCTCAGAGCATCTGGACAGTTCTCAGGTGAAGCCCCTCTTTCAGTTTTTTGTGCCGGATGCTCTCAATGATCGCAGTCCTGAGGTCAGGAAGTGCATGTTGGATGCAGCTCTTTCAACACTCAACACTCATGGCAAA gacAATGTTAACTCTCTCTTGCCAGTGTTTGAAGAATTCCTGAAAAATGCTCCTAATGATGCCAGTTATGATGCTGTCAGGCAAAGCGTGGTCATTCTGATGGGGTCACTGGCAAAACATCTGGACAAGAGTGACCCTAAAGTGAAACCAATTGTTGGCAAACTGATAGCAGCCTTGTCCACCCCATCTCAGCAG GTTCAAGAGTCAGTGGCAAGCTGTTTACCACCTCTGGTGCCTGCGATTAAGGAAGATGCAGGAGGaatgatccagaagctgatgcagtTGCTGTTGGAGTCTGATAAATATGCTGAACGCAAAGGTGCAGCCtatggcctggcagggctggtgaaAGGCCTGGGCATCCTCTCTCTCAAGCAGCAGGAGATGATGACCACGCTGACCGATGCCATCCAGGACAAGAAGAACTTCCGCCGGCGGGAGG ggGCTCTGTTTGCCTTCGAGATGCTCTGCAGCATGCTAGGGAAGCTGTTTGAGCCCTATGTGGTTCATGTGCTGCCTCACCTGCTGCTTTGTTTTGGAGATGGGAACCAGTATGTGCGAGAG GCTGCAGATGACTGTGCCAAAGCTGTAATGAGCAATCTGAGTACTCATGGAGTGAAGCTGGTTTTGCCATCACTTCTTGCGGCACTGGAAGAGGAATCTTGGAGAACTAAAGCTG GCTCAGTGGAACTGCTGGGGGCTATGGCATACTGTGCTCCCAAGCAGCTCTCCTCCTGCTTACCCAACATTGTGCCCAAACTCACTGAAGTGCTGACAGATTCCCATGTGAAGGTGCAGAATGCAGGGCAGCAGGCTCTTAGGCAGATTGGGTCTGTCATCAGGAATCCAGAGATCCTGG CAATTGCTCCAGTTCTGTTGGATGCTCTTACTGACCCCTCCAGGAAGACTCAGAAGTGTCTGCAGACTCTACTGGATACCAAATTTGTCCATTTCATTGATGCTCCATCCTTAGCCCTGATCATGCCAATTGTTCAGAGAGCTTTCCAGGATCGTTCCACAGACACCAGGAAAATGGCTGCCCAGATCATTGGGAACATGTACTCCCTGACTGACCAGAAG GATCTGGCTCCCTACCTACCCAGTGTGACCCCTGGACTGAAGGCCTCTCTGTTGGATCCTGTACCTGAA GTACGCACAGTGTCtgcaaaggccctgggggccaTGGTGAAGGGTATGGGAGAGTCATGCTTTGAGGATTTGTTGCCGTGGCTGATGGAGACACTGACATATGAGCAGAGCTCAGTGGATCGCTCTGGTGCTGCTCAAG gtctGGCTGAGGTTATGGCTGGTTTGGGGGTAGAAAAGCTGGAGAAACTTATGCCAGAGATTGTAGCAACTGCCAGTAAAGTAGATATTGCTCCACATGTACGAGATGGTTATATCATGATGTTCAACTACCTGCCAATTACTTTTGGAGACAAGTTCACTCCCTATGTTGGTCCCATCATTCCTTGTATCCTTAAG GCCCTGGCAGACGAGAACGAGTTTGTGCGGGACACGGCGCTGCGCGCGGGGCAGCGAATCATCAGCATGTACGCCGAGACTGCCATcgctctgctcctgccacagctcGAGGATGGGCTCTTTGATGACTTGTGGAGGATAAG GTTTAGCTCAGTTCAGCTCCTTGGAGATCTCCTATTCCATATCTCAGGAGTCACTGGAAAAATGACTACAGAAACTGCCTCAGAGGATGACAACTTTGGAACAGCCCAGTCAAACAAG GCTATCATTAATGCTCTGGGAGTGGAGAGGAGGAACAGGGTGCTGGCAGGGCTGTACATGGGCCGCTCAGACACGCAGCTGGTGGTGCGCCAGGCCTCCTTACACGTGTGGAAAATTGTCGTCTCAAACACTCCTCGCACGCTGCGGGAAATCCTGCCAACGCTCTTTGGGCTTCTGCTGAAATTCCTGGCCAGTACTTGTGCAGATAAACGAACG GTTGCAGCACGGACATTAGGAGACCTTGTTAGAAAGTTAGGTGAGAAGATTCTCCCTGAAATCATTCCTATCTTGGAAGATGGACTGAGATCAGACAAGAGTGATGAGAGGCAAGGAGTCTGCATCGGTTTGAGTGAGATCATGAAATCAACCAGCAGGGATGCG GTGCTGCTTTTCTCCGAGTCCCTGGTTCCTACAGTGAGAAAAGCACTGTGTGACCCTCTGGAAGAAGTTCGAGAGGCTGCAGCCAAAACATTTGAGCAGCTGCACTCAACAATTGGCCATCAGGCTCTTGAAGACATCCTGCCCTTCTTGCTGAAGCAGCTG GATAATGAAGAGACAGCTGACTTTGCTGTGGATGGTCTTAAACAAGTTATGGCTGTCAAGAGCCGAGTGGTGCTGCCTTACTTGGTGCCAAAG ctGACTACCCCCCCAGTGAACACCCGGGTGCTGGCTTTCCTCTCCTCAGTGGCAGGGGATGCTCTGACACGGCATTTGAGTGTCATCCTGCCTGCCATGATGTCTGCACTCAAAGAgaagctgggcaccagtgaaGAGCAATTG GAGATGGCAAACTGCCAGTCTGTGATCCTGTCTGTGGAAGATGATGTTGGACAAAGAATTATAACTGAAGATCTGCTAGAAGCTACCCGCAGCCCTGAGCTGGGCATGAGACAGGCAGCAGCTGTCATGCTGAACATCTATTGCTCCAAGACAAAAGCAGACTACACTGGGCATCTCAGGAGCTTGGTTTCAGGCTTGATTCGCCTGTTTAATGACACCAACCCCGTAGTTCTGAATGAAAGCTGGGATGCGCTTAATTCCATCACCAAG AAATTAGATGCTGGGAACCAGCTTGCCCTCATTGAGGACCTGCACAGGGATATCCGGATTGTAGGGAATGAGGCCAAGGGCGAGCATGTGCCAGGATTCTGTATTCCTAAGAAG GGAGTGACTTCCATACTTGTGGTGCTGCGGGAAGGTGTTTTAACTGGTAATCCAGAACAGAAGGAAGAGGCAGCAAAGGCCTTAGGGCTGGTTATAAAGCTGACTTCTGCTGAAGCTCTCAAACCATCTGTGGTGAGCATCACCGGGCCACTCATTCGAATCTTGGGAGATCGGTTCAGCTGGAATGTCAAGGTGGCTCTGCTTGAAACATTAAGCCTTCTTTTAGCTAAG GTGGAGATTGCTCTGAAACCGTTTTTGCCCCAGTTGCAAACAACGTTCACCAAAGCTCTGCAAGACTCAAACCGCGCCGTTCGCCTTAAAGCTGCCGATGCTCTTGGGAAGCTCATTGTCATCCATGTCAAAGTGGATCCTCTCTTCACGGAGCTCCTGAATGGAATTCGCTCCAGCGATGACTCTGCCATCAG GGATACAATGCTGCAAGCGCTGCGGTTTGTCACACGAGGAGCTGGTGCTAAAGTGGATGCTGCCATTAGGAAGAATATTAGCACAGTGCTGCTGGGGATGCTGGGACATGATGAG GATGCCACCCGCATGGCCTCGGCCggctgcctggcagagctgtgcgCCTTTCTGTCCGACGACGAGCTCAGCAATGTCCTCTACCAGCACTTACTGG ATGTCTCTGGCATTGACTGGATGGTGAGGCACGGCCGCAGCCTGGCTCTCTCTGTGGCTGTGAATGTGGCTCCTGGCAAGCTGTGCTCCCCAAAATACTACAGCAGTGTCCAGGAGATGATCTTCAGCAATGCCACAGCTGACAGG ATCCCCATTGCAGTTAGTGGCATCAGAGGGATGGGCTTTCTCATGAAATACCACATGGAAGAGGGAAGCAACCTGCCTCCCAAACTTTCCAGCCTCTTTATTAAG TGTCTTCAGAACTCATCCAGTGACATAAAGTTAGTTGCAGAAAAGATGATTTGGTGGGCAAATAAAAGCCATCTTCCCCCACTGGATACTCAGACAATTAAACCAATTCTCAAAGCACTTCTGGACAACACAAAAGACAAAAACACCAGTGTAAGAGCCTACAGTGACCAGGCTATTGTCAACCTCCTGAAGATGAGAGCGGGTGAAGAAGTGCTTGAG TCAGTTTCCAAGATTCTCgatgctgccagcctggagcttCTCAATGAAAGCTGCAGGAGGTCCCTGCGGAAGCTGGCTGGCCAGGCTGACTCTGAGGAACAGATCGATGACACTATCCTGACGTGA